One genomic window of Medicago truncatula cultivar Jemalong A17 chromosome 1, MtrunA17r5.0-ANR, whole genome shotgun sequence includes the following:
- the LOC11421212 gene encoding uncharacterized protein isoform X2, translated as MMNSLQFRYSPNSTRPQFSRTFPPQYNFPANFLFLSLPTRFNGRRRRRKQGFSICCSSKTDSQIEKSSNEKNDERPPFDINLAVILAGFAFEAYTTPPENLGRREVDAAGTKTIYLSEEFFREIYDGQIFIKLKKGSRFPAMDPWGTSDPYVVVQMGSQTAKSNIKWGTKEPTWNEEFTFNFKRSVMKPLQVAAWDANLVTPHKRMGNAVVDLEWLCDGDTHEILVELEGMGGGGEVWLEVKYKTFEEIDDEKKWWRIPFVSDFLKNTGFDSALRKVTGSDTVQVSQFVEYAFGQLKSFNNEKVRMSDTDNAKYDIESSGKSNNDTGGSEASNEASSEQRNMEEFRSCDSETENGHALEASPQASEEELSNQRFWKNFSKVVNANVVQKLGLSVPEKLKWDGLEFLNKIGSQSQDVAEDIYIESGLAIPEGTDISDNKTSGQPSIAAIQSSLPEVKKATETLMKQTESILGGLMLLTATVSKMKDERRSSEERKTKEDSTEGVGSDIQYSASEKSPTPENGSLLEDKKTEEMKALFSTAESAMEAWTMLATSLGHPSFIKSEFEKICFVDNASTDTQVAIWRDSARRRLVIAFRGTEQTQWKDFVTDLMLVPAGLNPERIGGDFKQEVQVHSGFLGAYDSVRTRIISLIRLAIGYVDDHSEFIHKWHIYVTGHSLGGALATLLALELSSNQLAKRGAISFTMYNFGSPRVGNKRFAEVYNEKVKDSWRIVNHRDIIPTIPRLMGYCHVNQPLFLAAGVSTNSLENKDILGDGYEGDVLGESTPDVIVNEFMKGEMELIEKLLQTEINIFRSIRDGSAYMQHMEDFYYITLLEVYGTLT; from the exons ATGATGAACTCTCTTCAATTCCGTTACTCTCCAAACTCCACGCGCCCTCAATTTTCTCGCACTTTCCCGCCTCAATATAATTTTCCAGCAAATTTTCTGTTTCTATCTTTACCAACAAGATTCaacggaagaagaagaagaagaaagcaaGGTTTCTCAATTTGCTGTTCCTCGAAAACTGATTCTCAGATTGAAAAGAGTTCTAATGAGAAAAACGATGAACGTCCTCCGTTTGATATCAACCTTGCTGTTATTCTTGCTGGTTTCGCCTTTGAAGCTTACACTACTCCTCCT GAAAACTTGGGTAGGCGTGAAGTCGATGCTGCTGGTACCAAGACAATCTATCTTTCTGA gGAATTTTTTCGTGAAATTTATGATGGGCAAATCTTCATAAAGTTGAAAAAAGGATCCAGATTCCCCGCCATGGATCCATGG GGAACAAGTGATCCTTATGTGGTCGTACAGATGGGTTCTCAGACTGCTAAAAGCAATATCAAATGGGG GACAAAAGAGCCAACATGGAATGAGGagttcacttttaattttaagcgGTCGGTGATGAAACCTCTACAG GTTGCAGCTTGGGATGCAAACCTTGTAACCCCTCACAAACGCATGGGGAATGCAGTCGTTGATTTGGAATGGCTTTGTGATG GAGATACGCATGAAATACTGGTGGAGTTGGAAGGAATGGGTGGTGGTGGAGAGGTTTGGCTGGAG GTCAAATATAAGACCTTTGAAgaaattgatgatgaaaaaaaGTGGTGGAGGATACCTTTTGTTTCTGACTTTTTAAAGAATACTGGTTTTGATTCTGCACTCAGAAAGGTTACTGGTTCTGATACAGTACAAGTCAGCCAATTTGTAGAATATGCATTCGGGCAGTTAAAGTCATTTAACAATGAGAAGGTCCGGATGTCTGATACTGATAATGCTAAATATGATATTGAAAGCTCTGGGAAATCAAATAATGATACTGGTGGTTCAGAAGCCTCTAATGAAGCTTCTAGTGAACAAAGAAACATGGAAGAGTTTCGTTCATGTGATAGTGAAACTGAAAATGGACACGCTTTGGAAGCATCACCACAAGCTAGTGAGGAAGAGTTGTCAAATCAACGTTTTTGGAAGAATTTTTCTAAAGTTGTCAATGCTAACGTTGTTCAAAAATTGGGTCTCTCTGTTCCTGAGAAATTAAAGTGGGATGGACTGGAGTTCCTAAACAAAATTGGTTCGCAATCACAAGATGTTGCAGAAGATATTTATATTGAATCTGGTCTTGCGATACCTGAAGGCACAGATATATCAGACAATAAAACAAGTGGTCAACCTTCCATTGCTGCAATTCAGTCTTCACTTCCAGAGGTAAAAAAGGCAACAGAGACTTTGATGAAGCAAACTGAATCAATTTTAGGAGGTTTAATGCTTTTGACCGCAACAGTTTCCAAAATGAAAGATGAAAGGCGTTCTTCTGAAGAGAGGAAAACCAAAGAAGATTCTACCGAAGGAGTAGGCAGTGACATTCAATATTCTGCTAGTGAAAAGTCTCCTACCCCAGAAAATGGATCATTGTTGGAGGATAAAAAAACTGAAGAGATGAAAGCACTTTTTTCAACTGCTGAAAGTGCCATGGAAGCTTGGACAATGCTGGCCACTTCACTAGGTCATCCAAGTTTCATCAAGTCTGAGTTCGAAAAGATATGTTTCGTAGATAATGCATCAACTGACACACAG GTTGCAATTTGGCGTGATTCTGCGCGAAGAAGGTTAGTGATTGCATTTCGGGGAACAGAACAG ACGCAATGGAAGGACTTTGTAACGGATCTAATGCTTGTTCCAGCCGG GCTGAATCCTGAAAGGATAGGTGGAGATTTCAAGCAAGAGGTTCAA GTTCACAGTGGCTTTCTCGGTGCATATGATTCAGTAAGGACAAGGATCATTTCTCTGATTCGACTTGCAATTGGTTATGT AGATGATCATTCTGAGTTCATCCACAAATGGCATATTTATGTTACTGGTCATAGTTTGGGTGGTGCATTGGCTACCTTGCTTGCTCTTGAACTTTCATCAAATCAATTAGCTAA GCGGGGAGCGATTTCTTTTACTATGTATAATTTTGGTTCTCCTAGGGTTGGTAACAAAAGATTTGCAGAGGTTTACAATGAG AAAGTTAAAGATAGCTGGCGAATTGTGAATCACAGGGATATCATACCTACAATACCCCGGTTAATGGGTTATTGTCATGTCAATCAACCTTTATTTCTTGCTGCGGGAGTTTCAACAAATTCCTTA GAAAATAAAGATATTTTGGGAGATGGTTATGAAGGTGATGTTCTTGGGGAATCCACACCAGATGTCATAGTCAACGAATTT ATGAAGGGTGAAATGGAACTTATTGAGAAGTTGTTACAGACTGAAATCAATATATTCCGCTCAATCAGAGATGGAAGTGCTTACATGCAGCATATGGAGGATTTCTATTACATCACGTTACTAGAGGTATATGGTACactcacttaa
- the LOC11421211 gene encoding thioredoxin-like protein YLS8 — translation MSYLLPHLHSGWAVDQAILAEEERLVVIRFGHDWDETCMQMDEVLSSVAETIKNFAVIYLVDITEVPDFNTMYELYDPSTVMFFFRNKHIMIDLGTGNNNKINWAMKDKQEFIDIIETVYRGARKGRGLVIAPKDYSTKYRY, via the exons ATGTCGTACCTGTTGCCTCACTTGCATTCAGGGTGGGCTGTGGATCAGGCTATCCTAGCTGAGGAAGAGCGTCTTGTTGTCATCCGTTTTGGTCATGATTGGGATGAGACCTGCATGCAG ATGGATGAGGTGCTGTCATCGGTTGCAGAGACAATAAAGAACTTTGCTGTGATATACCTTGTGGACATCACAGAGGTGCCTGATTTCAACACTATGTATGAGCTGTACGACCCTTCGACAGTCATGTTCTTCTTTAGGAACAAGCACATCATGATAGATCTTGGAACtggaaacaacaacaaaatcaattgGGCTATGAAGGACAAACAGGAGTTCATTGACATCATTGAAACTGTCTACAGAGGTGCAAGGAAGGGACGTGGTCTCGTCATTGCTCCCAAAGATTACTCAACCAAGTATCGTTACTAG
- the LOC11434473 gene encoding small acidic protein 1 codes for MNDLKYQFDLRRREKDNRRMRTMDLFGEEMEDQITTMAMDVDDVDNFDILSEGISVNESKVADADFFNSFQDDFDDADIN; via the coding sequence ATGAACGACCTAAAGTACCAATTCGATTTACGAAGGAGAGAAAAAGATAATCGAAGAATGAGAACAATGGATTTGTTCGGAGAGGAGATGGAGGATCAGATAACAACCATGGCTATGGATGTTGACGACGTCGACAATTTCGATATCTTATCCGAAGGTATTTCCGTCAATGAAAGCAAAGTCGCTGATGCTGATTTCTTCAATTCCTTCCAAGATGATTTCGATGATGCTGATATCAACTAG
- the LOC11421212 gene encoding uncharacterized protein isoform X1: protein MMNSLQFRYSPNSTRPQFSRTFPPQYNFPANFLFLSLPTRFNGRRRRRKQGFSICCSSKTDSQIEKSSNEKNDERPPFDINLAVILAGFAFEAYTTPPENLGRREVDAAGTKTIYLSEEFFREIYDGQIFIKLKKGSRFPAMDPWGTSDPYVVVQMGSQTAKSNIKWGTKEPTWNEEFTFNFKRSVMKPLQVAAWDANLVTPHKRMGNAVVDLEWLCDGDTHEILVELEGMGGGGEVWLEVKYKTFEEIDDEKKWWRIPFVSDFLKNTGFDSALRKVTGSDTVQVSQFVEYAFGQLKSFNNEKVRMSDTDNAKYDIESSGKSNNDTGGSEASNEASSEQRNMEEFRSCDSETENGHALEASPQASEEELSNQRFWKNFSKVVNANVVQKLGLSVPEKLKWDGLEFLNKIGSQSQDVAEDIYIESGLAIPEGTDISDNKTSGQPSIAAIQSSLPEVKKATETLMKQTESILGGLMLLTATVSKMKDERRSSEERKTKEDSTEGVGSDIQYSASEKSPTPENGSLLEDKKTEEMKALFSTAESAMEAWTMLATSLGHPSFIKSEFEKICFVDNASTDTQVAIWRDSARRRLVIAFRGTEQTQWKDFVTDLMLVPAGLNPERIGGDFKQEVQVHSGFLGAYDSVRTRIISLIRLAIGYVDDHSEFIHKWHIYVTGHSLGGALATLLALELSSNQLAKRGAISFTMYNFGSPRVGNKRFAEVYNEKVKDSWRIVNHRDIIPTIPRLMGYCHVNQPLFLAAGVSTNSLENKDILGDGYEGDVLGESTPDVIVNEFMKGEMELIEKLLQTEINIFRSIRDGSAYMQHMEDFYYITLLENVRSNYQVASRSEQDVNNSLY from the exons ATGATGAACTCTCTTCAATTCCGTTACTCTCCAAACTCCACGCGCCCTCAATTTTCTCGCACTTTCCCGCCTCAATATAATTTTCCAGCAAATTTTCTGTTTCTATCTTTACCAACAAGATTCaacggaagaagaagaagaagaaagcaaGGTTTCTCAATTTGCTGTTCCTCGAAAACTGATTCTCAGATTGAAAAGAGTTCTAATGAGAAAAACGATGAACGTCCTCCGTTTGATATCAACCTTGCTGTTATTCTTGCTGGTTTCGCCTTTGAAGCTTACACTACTCCTCCT GAAAACTTGGGTAGGCGTGAAGTCGATGCTGCTGGTACCAAGACAATCTATCTTTCTGA gGAATTTTTTCGTGAAATTTATGATGGGCAAATCTTCATAAAGTTGAAAAAAGGATCCAGATTCCCCGCCATGGATCCATGG GGAACAAGTGATCCTTATGTGGTCGTACAGATGGGTTCTCAGACTGCTAAAAGCAATATCAAATGGGG GACAAAAGAGCCAACATGGAATGAGGagttcacttttaattttaagcgGTCGGTGATGAAACCTCTACAG GTTGCAGCTTGGGATGCAAACCTTGTAACCCCTCACAAACGCATGGGGAATGCAGTCGTTGATTTGGAATGGCTTTGTGATG GAGATACGCATGAAATACTGGTGGAGTTGGAAGGAATGGGTGGTGGTGGAGAGGTTTGGCTGGAG GTCAAATATAAGACCTTTGAAgaaattgatgatgaaaaaaaGTGGTGGAGGATACCTTTTGTTTCTGACTTTTTAAAGAATACTGGTTTTGATTCTGCACTCAGAAAGGTTACTGGTTCTGATACAGTACAAGTCAGCCAATTTGTAGAATATGCATTCGGGCAGTTAAAGTCATTTAACAATGAGAAGGTCCGGATGTCTGATACTGATAATGCTAAATATGATATTGAAAGCTCTGGGAAATCAAATAATGATACTGGTGGTTCAGAAGCCTCTAATGAAGCTTCTAGTGAACAAAGAAACATGGAAGAGTTTCGTTCATGTGATAGTGAAACTGAAAATGGACACGCTTTGGAAGCATCACCACAAGCTAGTGAGGAAGAGTTGTCAAATCAACGTTTTTGGAAGAATTTTTCTAAAGTTGTCAATGCTAACGTTGTTCAAAAATTGGGTCTCTCTGTTCCTGAGAAATTAAAGTGGGATGGACTGGAGTTCCTAAACAAAATTGGTTCGCAATCACAAGATGTTGCAGAAGATATTTATATTGAATCTGGTCTTGCGATACCTGAAGGCACAGATATATCAGACAATAAAACAAGTGGTCAACCTTCCATTGCTGCAATTCAGTCTTCACTTCCAGAGGTAAAAAAGGCAACAGAGACTTTGATGAAGCAAACTGAATCAATTTTAGGAGGTTTAATGCTTTTGACCGCAACAGTTTCCAAAATGAAAGATGAAAGGCGTTCTTCTGAAGAGAGGAAAACCAAAGAAGATTCTACCGAAGGAGTAGGCAGTGACATTCAATATTCTGCTAGTGAAAAGTCTCCTACCCCAGAAAATGGATCATTGTTGGAGGATAAAAAAACTGAAGAGATGAAAGCACTTTTTTCAACTGCTGAAAGTGCCATGGAAGCTTGGACAATGCTGGCCACTTCACTAGGTCATCCAAGTTTCATCAAGTCTGAGTTCGAAAAGATATGTTTCGTAGATAATGCATCAACTGACACACAG GTTGCAATTTGGCGTGATTCTGCGCGAAGAAGGTTAGTGATTGCATTTCGGGGAACAGAACAG ACGCAATGGAAGGACTTTGTAACGGATCTAATGCTTGTTCCAGCCGG GCTGAATCCTGAAAGGATAGGTGGAGATTTCAAGCAAGAGGTTCAA GTTCACAGTGGCTTTCTCGGTGCATATGATTCAGTAAGGACAAGGATCATTTCTCTGATTCGACTTGCAATTGGTTATGT AGATGATCATTCTGAGTTCATCCACAAATGGCATATTTATGTTACTGGTCATAGTTTGGGTGGTGCATTGGCTACCTTGCTTGCTCTTGAACTTTCATCAAATCAATTAGCTAA GCGGGGAGCGATTTCTTTTACTATGTATAATTTTGGTTCTCCTAGGGTTGGTAACAAAAGATTTGCAGAGGTTTACAATGAG AAAGTTAAAGATAGCTGGCGAATTGTGAATCACAGGGATATCATACCTACAATACCCCGGTTAATGGGTTATTGTCATGTCAATCAACCTTTATTTCTTGCTGCGGGAGTTTCAACAAATTCCTTA GAAAATAAAGATATTTTGGGAGATGGTTATGAAGGTGATGTTCTTGGGGAATCCACACCAGATGTCATAGTCAACGAATTT ATGAAGGGTGAAATGGAACTTATTGAGAAGTTGTTACAGACTGAAATCAATATATTCCGCTCAATCAGAGATGGAAGTGCTTACATGCAGCATATGGAGGATTTCTATTACATCACGTTACTAGAG AATGTAAGATCAAATTACCAAGTTGCCTCAAGGTCAGAACAAGATGTAAATAACAGCTTATACTGA